The following are encoded together in the Microtus pennsylvanicus isolate mMicPen1 chromosome 8, mMicPen1.hap1, whole genome shotgun sequence genome:
- the Cmpk2 gene encoding UMP-CMP kinase 2, mitochondrial yields MALVSRPRAPLWLGRLSRRLCARHRACTGSMVRQRRFAVEMPDCSLTHFVLGDTAGHPDSRLAALLGPPGRSYALCVPLAPGTGCGPRVQAARMHQRLLLQLRRGPLQRCQLSKLLGYGPGDQEGEAQHGFLLRDPSDHPDTRRALLQLLNSCQEAAHPQLAEFQADSQGLLWQRLWELQGDRQVQVDCACVLPAQEPLLHPLLPDLLNSAVFQDRDAARAVLEECTSFIPEARAVLDLVDQCPREIQKGKFQVIAIEGLDATGKSTVTQAVSESLQAVLLQSPPPCISQWRKIFDDEPTIIRRAFYSLGNYLVASEIANESARFPVIVDRYWHSTATYAIATEVSGGPQYLPPAHHPVYQWPGDLLKPDLVLLLTVNPEERVKRLEGRGLEKTKEEAELEANNVFRQKVEVTYQRMENPSCYMVDASPSRETVLQNVLQLIRSAGHSL; encoded by the exons ATGGCCTTAGTGAGCCGCCCTCGAGCCCCACTGTGGCTCGGGCGACTGTCGCGGCGGCTGTGCGCGCGGCACCGGGCCTGTACTGGGAGCATGGTTCGGCAGCGGCGGTTCGCTGTAGAAATGCCGGATTGCTCCCTGACTCATTTCGTCCTAGGGGACACGGCAGGTCACCCGGACTCACGCCTGGCAGCACTCCTAGGGCCCCCGGGGCGCAGTTACGCGTTGTGCGTGCCGCTGGCCCCGGGCACAGGCTGCGGTCCCCGGGTGCAAGCGGCCCGGATGCACCAGCGTCTGCTGTTGCAGCTGCGCCGCGGTCCTTTGCAGCGGTGCCAGCTGAGCAAGCTGCTGGGCTATGGTCCCGGCGACCAGGAAGGTGAAGCCCAGCATGGCTTCCTGCTGCGCGACCCTAGCGACCACCCAGACACCCGGCGTGCCTTGCTGCAGCTTCTGAACTCCTGCCAGGAGGCGGCGCACCCGCAGCTGGCCGAATTCCAGGCAGACTCTCAGGGTTTGCTGTGGCAGCGcttgtgggagctgcagggagacaggcaggtgCAAGTGGACTGCGCATGCGTCCTGCCGGCACAGGAGCCCCTTCTGCACCCATTGCTGCCAGATCTGCTCAACTCCGCTGTGTTCCAAGACAGGGATGCTGCACGGGCGGTATTGGAGGAG TGCACATCCTTTATTCCCGAAGCCCGGGCAGTGCTTGACCTGGTTGACCAATGCCCAAGGGAGATTCAGAAAGGAAAGTTCCAGGTCATTGCCATTGAAGGACTGGATGCCACTG GTAAAAGCACCGTGACCCAGGCAGTGTCGGAGTCTCTCCAGGCCGTCCTCCTACAGTCGCCACCCCCCTGCATCAGCCAGTGGAGGAAAATCTTTGATGACGAACCGACCATCATTCGAAGGGCATTTTACTCTTTGGGAAATTATCTGGTGGCTTCTGAAATAGCTAACGAGTCAGCCAGGTTCCCTGTTATTGTAGACAG GTACTGGCATAGCACGGCCACCTATGCCATAGCCACCGAGGTGAGTGGAGGCCCGCAGTACCTGCCCCCTGCCCACCACCCTGTGTACCAGTGGCCAGGAGACCTGCTGAAGCCTGATCTGGTCCTGCTGCTCACGGTGAATCCTGAGGAGAGAGTGAAGAGACTGGAGGGCCGGGGCCTGGAGAAAACTAAAGAGGAGGCCGAGCTTGAGGCCAATAATGTGTTCCGTCAGAA ggTGGAAGTGACCTACCAGCGTATGGAGAACCCCAGCTGTTACATGGTTGACGCCAGCCCCTCGAGAGAGACTGTCCTACAGAACGTTTTACAGCTGATCCGGAGCGCTGGTCATTCATTGTAG